From the Drechmeria coniospora strain ARSEF 6962 chromosome 02, whole genome shotgun sequence genome, the window ATGCATGCACCCCGAGCTGCCGTTCCCCTCTGCACCATTGCTTCCATCCCGAGGCAGCCTGAACATTGCATCGAGTGGGCCCACCTCATCGCGTGGGAAGACGAGAAGCCATTTCCCAgcctcgacaaggacgaccCCAAGCATATTTCTTGGCTCTATCAGAAGGCCCTTGCTCGTGCCAACGAGTTCAACATTGGCGGCGTCACCTACGCGCTCACCCAAGGAACCGTCAAGAACATCATTCCGGCCATCGCGTCCACcaacgccatcatcgccgccgcctgctgcaATGAGGCCTTCAAGATTGCCACCAACGCGGCGCCGTGCCTCGGCTTCGAGAGCAACTACATGATGTACTCTGGCAACGACAGTATCTACACATTCACATTCAAACACGAGAAGAAGGATGACTGTCCCGTCTGCGGCAGGCAAGCTCGCCCCTTGACTGTCGACGCCTCCCTCACGCTGCAGGACCTCCTGGATTCCTTGGCCATTCGGCCCGAGGCGCAGTTGAAGAAGCCGTCTATACGGGCGGAGAACAAGACGCTCTACATGCAGTTTCCGCCTGGACTGGAGGCGCAAACGAGACCGAACCTGGCCAAGACCATTACAGAGCTCGGCCTTGAGGATGGCCAAcaggtcgtcgtcaccgatCCCGCATTCCCCTTGGAGTTCAACTTCTTTCTAAAGTTCAAACCCGAGTCGTGATGAGAGGGACGAGCGGGTtgggggagaggagagcgaAGCGAGGGGTCGTGACAGCGGCAATGAGGAGGACAACAACCGCAGAGCCATCATCGCCACACACCACAAGATGATGGTATTCATTTTTTCTCCTGGCCATATTCGCGATATGAGTGGTTAAATTCGAACAGGAAGGTGGCCCAGGAAAGTGGCCCAGGAAAATGACACAGGAAGCGGATGTCATGAAAGGATGTCATGGTATCGTACCGCTCTATCTACCCGTTCCAACGAAAAGCTAGGATTTACAGGAAGCCCGTAAAACACCGGCGGTAATGAAAGGCGCAACGGCAGCAGCCGCATCACCGCGCCATGTTGACAACGTGCTGCTCAAGCTTCTTGCACTTGAGTTTCAGATGCTTGATGCACTCGAGGAAGAGCTCGTCACTATCCCACTGACCGGTGCTCTCAATCGAAAAGATGAAGTGATCTCTCCTCCGCCCCAGCTTCACCTTGCCCTCAAACTCGTGATGCCGCAGGCACTCCCTGCTGACTGTGTCCTTCATCGCGTCCTTCACGACAGCCTTGATCTCGCCCGCATGTCCCTCGTAAGGGCTGCCCGGTACACCGGCCTCCTTCTTGCTGACCGTGTCAAGCCCGATGACGCCTTCGGGGAAGCATCGGGCGAACTTTTCAGCATCAGCCCCGAGGATGGGTTTCAAAATCTGAATGGTAGGCATCAGCCGGTacgaggccgtcgcgacGGGAGAAAACTTGGCGTGGTCGGCACCGATGCccttgtgcatgtgcatcgACAGGTTGATCGTCTGCCGCGGCCGCATCTTGGCAATCAGGATATCCGGGTTTACCGGCCGGATCGAATTCTCGCCGCTAAAGTATTCGGCTTGCTTGCCAGTCGGCACAAACACAATGTCCCTCGCGTACACGTGCGCGTTGTGATAGGCCTTGGTCGGGTCCGGctcatccgccgccgcctccttgtTGACGGTGCATGTGACGTTGAGGTCCAGCCGCACCGTGTTCCAGTCGAAACAGCCCGCATAGGGatcctcgcccgcctcgggTTTCTTGTGCCACTTGAGAAAGTTGTGGATGCCGTCGCGGCTGCCGTTGAAGGGGATGAGGCCTAGACGGTGCGCCAACACCTCATCTTGGACGACCGACGTGTTGTTCTCAATGTAGACGTTCTCAATCGCCAGCGTAGGGATCTCGGAGATGAGGATGCGGCGGAAGGCATTCGCGAGCGAGGcgtcgagcccgacgagGGAGAAGGACGCAAGCGAGGGCTCGTTCTGGTGGAAGTGAACGGAGAAGTCATCGCGGAAGCGGTCAATGGTGAAGGCCGCATCTTCGCCTGGCACATGGCCTGGGTAATCCGTCGACGTCACATGCGTCACAGTCTCGAGGTTGATTCCCACCGTCTTCAGCCCGCCGAAGGTCAGCACAACCACCAACCACCTGGATGTGACAAGCGTCGTGATACTGGGGGGGAACTCACATTTCGACGCTCCTTCTCTTC encodes:
- a CDS encoding putative ubiquitin-activating enzyme, whose product is MESPRMSAETKAAVVTGVTSEEARWKHLDQIRKVAGPFTDPEAMTEEFFSQLEKFKILGAGGLGCEILKNLAMSKFKNIHVIDMDTIDISNLNRQFLFRKSDVGKYKAEVAAKFVENRVQGVSITAYNCPIQDFDQDFYKQFQIVICGLDSIEARRWMNAMLVAIAEESDDPDSIIPLIDGGTEGFKGHARVILPSVTSCIECQLEMHAPRAAVPLCTIASIPRQPEHCIEWAHLIAWEDEKPFPSLDKDDPKHISWLYQKALARANEFNIGGVTYALTQGTVKNIIPAIASTNAIIAAACCNEAFKIATNAAPCLGFESNYMMYSGNDSIYTFTFKHEKKDDCPVCGRQARPLTVDASLTLQDLLDSLAIRPEAQLKKPSIRAENKTLYMQFPPGLEAQTRPNLAKTITELGLEDGQQVVVTDPAFPLEFNFFLKFKPES
- a CDS encoding DNA-directed RNA polymerases I and III 40 kDa polypeptide; the encoded protein is MAPTQLAGWRNKPSTEEKERRNTVGINLETVTHVTSTDYPGHVPGEDAAFTIDRFRDDFSVHFHQNEPSLASFSLVGLDASLANAFRRILISEIPTLAIENVYIENNTSVVQDEVLAHRLGLIPFNGSRDGIHNFLKWHKKPEAGEDPYAGCFDWNTVRLDLNVTCTVNKEAAADEPDPTKAYHNAHVYARDIVFVPTGKQAEYFSGENSIRPVNPDILIAKMRPRQTINLSMHMHKGIGADHAKFSPVATASYRLMPTIQILKPILGADAEKFARCFPEGVIGLDTVSKKEAGVPGSPYEGHAGEIKAVVKDAMKDTVSRECLRHHEFEGKVKLGRRRDHFIFSIESTGQWDSDELFLECIKHLKLKCKKLEQHVVNMAR